From Aspergillus chevalieri M1 DNA, chromosome 4, nearly complete sequence, a single genomic window includes:
- a CDS encoding uncharacterized protein (COG:U;~EggNog:ENOG410PRBW;~InterPro:IPR000156,IPR011993;~PFAM:PF00638;~go_process: GO:0046907 - intracellular transport [Evidence IEA]) — protein MASNSRRNAEVEGDVPMEPVEQKATTDETQTSDNDGGERPVRRKLKETSITSAPQSLNPANAEESQHGGNSRASSRGRKRSFNEDEQENNEEDAGHRRKRSRSSNVEEGIGKVQNDLSSKIMSPQKKRSRDQLDKEEPKIGAAAGKKVTEDSAEKEAKPAAEGEPEKKRHRDDSQERGSKAPLPSAFANTSSVSPFGSIGVSKQAAKEEDIANKPQTTSKSAFASSSLAAFSGSEQSPFSSIGGSTTSVFRKPATTEPEKPKTGFAAAEGLSPFAAAAPSGFGGMSSGFAGFSGGFGAAAKTGGGLTSFAAPGGSSLLNSTSAKPFGAADEDEKEDDEEEDEAEKGPGEFEQDKTDERFFEREIETGEEEEKTYFSCKAKLFQFSDKEWRERGIGTFKVNVKVTDGKEDKKAVRLIMRADGVGRVMLNTPIFKGMNVGDATGKEPKATKQILLASLESGRSAPILLRTGSEDNARDLYRVVCDLLKEQ, from the exons ATGGCATCGAATTCGCGGCGGAATGCGGAGGTAGAAG GGGATGTGCCAATGGAGCCTGTTGAGCAGAAGG CTACTACAGATGAAACCCAGACATCCGATAATGACGGCGGCGAACGCCCGGTGCGAAGGAAGCTGAAGGAAACCTCTATCACCTCGGCCCCGCAGAGCTTGAACCCCGCAAACGCCGAAGAGTCGCAGCACGGTGGAAACAGCAGGGCTAGCAGCAGGGGCAGGAAGCGATCATTCAACGAAGACGAACAGGAGAATAATGAGGAGGACGCCGGCCACAGACGGAAAAGGTCGCGCAGTTCGAATGTCGAAGAAGGTATTGGAAAAGTCCAAAATGACCTGTCGTCGAAGATTATGAGCccgcagaagaagagaagccGGGACCAACTGGATAAGGAGGAACCCAAGATAGGGGCCGCGGCCGGCAAGAAGGTTACTGAGGATTCCGCTGAAAAAGAGGCCAAGCCAGCAGCGGAAGGGGAACCCGAGAAGAAGCGGCATCGGGATGATTCTCAGGAGAGGGGGTCG AAGGCTCCCCTTCCAAGCGCTTTCGCGAACACTTCATCTGTTTCCCCCTTCGGGTCCATTGGAGTTTCGAAACAAGCTGCCAAGGAAGAAGACATTGCAAACAAGCCTCAAACTACTTCCAAGTCTGCCTTCGCCTCGTCGAGTTTAGCTGCTTTCTCTGGTTCCGAACAGTCGCCTTTCAGCTCCATTGGAGGTTCTACCACATCCGTGTTCAGAAAACCGGCTACTACGGAGCCTGAGAAGCCTAAGACCGGATTTGCTGCAGCAGAGGGGCTTTCACCGTTTGCCGCCGCTGCGCCTTCTGGATTTGGAGGCATGAGCTCTGGGTTTGCTGGTTTCAGTGGCGGATTTGGTGCGGCCGCTAAGACAGGGGGAGGCCTTACCAGCTTTGCTGCCCCAGGTGGTTCTAGTCTTTTGAACAGTACCTCCGCCAAACCTTTCGGGGCTGCGGATGAGGACGAgaaggaagacgatgaagaagaagatgaagccgAGAAGGGTCCTGGGGAGTTTGAACAAGACAAGACTGATGAGAGATTCTTCGAGCGAGAGA TTGAAACcggtgaggaggaagagaagacatACTTCTCCTGCAAAGCGAAGCTCTTCCAATTCTCCGACAAGGAATGGAGAGAGCGCGGCATCGGTACCTTCAAGGTGAATGTTAAAGTAACAGACGGCAAGGAGGATAAGAAAGCCGTACGATTGATCATGCGGGCCGATGGCGTTGGGCGTGTTATGCTCAATACGCCGATTTTCAAAGGCATGAATGTCGGCGATGCTACAGGCAAAGAACCTAAGGCAACAAAGCAGATTCTCCTGGCTAGTCTGGAGAGTGGTCGTTCTGCTCCGATCCTGCTTCGG ACCGGAAGCGAGGACAACGCAAGGGATCTCTACAGAGTCGTTTGCGACTTACTGAAGGAACAATAG
- a CDS encoding ATP-dependent 3'-5' DNA helicase (BUSCO:EOG09260DXP;~COG:A;~EggNog:ENOG410PFZG;~InterPro:IPR018973,IPR027417,IPR001650,IPR014001, IPR011545;~PFAM:PF00270,PF00271,PF09369;~go_function: GO:0003676 - nucleic acid binding [Evidence IEA];~go_function: GO:0005524 - ATP binding [Evidence IEA]) has protein sequence MAGSMSDSASQAALKRKRTTDTGEGKSVPYTHLRNSAPPSTAEQAAVDGNAVSSEALTSQGKAKRAKPSKSFTPAQTNNNGTDSNGAKTSHAPRHPRKSRDPAKRTPSAPWPDVFKDLARTHSALNLVYTFCCTRKHFATTFDNIKSAVQAQLGGNRELTVEDIARMKVLVPRAVRLDYVDEAKLEVMAVGGKDMLDYKLKGFDDGSMGHNNWMGTSEGTDPEGIKEVLFFEFLDGDLKREIQRSKNTDEPTKPARKKAMEDLRMPVYSQKQILKLIEKRNAKFSDAVDAFLVQCEDEGLEPMEQLERKKDMMIPSPPDSGVNTPAATLASKPQLPREIPKERKSISEIIEEIRELDWYSAQIVPDGHRAFDAQPSVYGDLLFQLTQNMVDALYNTKGITQFYSHQAEAINYLHQGHNVIVSTSTSSGKSLIYQVPMLHELERDHNSRGMYIFPTKALAQDQRRSLKDLLQYMDGLQDTIVETFDGDTPMEDRNLIREEARIIFTNPDMLHITILSRESAWRTFLQNLKFVVVDELHVYNGLFGSHVAFIIRRLRRLCAAVGNHHVKFISCSATVANPEEHMKAVFGIDDVKLVDFDGSPSGRKEFICWNTPFKDPGDPTSGRGDCVVETARLFCQLIARGVRVIAFCRIRKMCEILLQAVRNEFHNLERPEIGKLVMGYRGGYSPQDRRRIEKEMFEGQLMGIVATNALELGVDIGSLDAVITLGFPYSISNLRQQSGRAGRRNKDSLSVLVGDRYPTDQYYMKNPNELFTKPNCELQIDLANELILEGHVQCAAFEMPIKPDQDSVYFGEKLPALAATRLVKDEFGFYHCHERFRPQPSRCISIRDTEDQHFAVIDTTHARNVVLEEVEASRTFFTIYEGGIFLHQGQTYLVQELNTDRRFARVVRVHVDWTTMQRDYTDIDPIETEAMRIISDKTSSSSSSSSPPRVYYGSVQIHAVVYGFFKIDKRGRILDAVAVDNPPIDIFTKGIWLDVPKRALEILDSRRLNIAAAIHAAEHAVLSLLPTFVISSPGDVRTECKVAKKELGKNLKLANEIPTGSANTNAYQPRTQKTRDLQPPSRKRPARLTFYDAKGGSCGSGIAGKALEFIDVLLRRAISRIETCHCITPQGCIECVCDERCKEMNVVMSKAGAGVVLRCLLGLEVDVDALPWGEEYFEDEGIDGGSSGAGGELAGGLETVVEAQEVPWKRGCSPSL, from the coding sequence ATGGCTGGCTCCATGTCAGACTCTGCCTCTCAGGCTGCGCTCAAGCGCAAAAGAACAACTGATACCGGCGAAGGCAAATCGGTTCCTTATACCCATCTTCGGAACAGCGCACCGCCATCCACAGCCGAGCAAGCTGCAGTCGACGGCAATGCAGTGTCAAGCGAAGCACTGACGAGCCAGGGTAAAGCCAAAAGAGCAAAGCCTTCGAAATCATTTACACCAGCCCAAACCAACAACAATGGCACCGACAGCAACGGCGCCAAAACAAGCCATGCGCCTCGCCACCCCAGAAAATCAAGAGATCCTGCCAAAAGAACCCCATCAGCTCCATGGCCTGATGTATTCAAAGACCTCGCGCGGACGCATAGTGCCTTAAATCTCGTGTACACGTTCTGTTGCACGCGGAAGCATTTCGCCACCACGTTTGATAATATCAAGAGTGCCGTCCAGGCGCAGCTTGGAGGTAATCGCGAACTGACTGTGGAAGATATCGCGAGGATGAAGGTTCTTGTGCCTAGGGCCGTGAGGTTGGATTATGTAGATGAGGCGAAATTGGAGGTTATGGCTGTTGGGGGGAAGGACATGCTTGATTATAAGCTGAAGGGGTTTGATGATGGAAGTATGGGCCATAACAACTGGATGGGGACAAGTGAGGGAACAGACCCTGAAGGAATAAAGGAAGTTCTCTTCTTTGAATTCCTCGATGGTGATTTGAAGCGGGAGATCCAGCGTTCAAAAAATACGGACGAGCCTACCAAACCGGCGCGGAAGAAGGCGATGGAAGATCTGAGAATGCCGGTTTACAGCCAGAAACAGATACTGAAGTTGATTGAGAAGCGGAATGCGAAGTTCTCAGATGCTGTTGATGCATTCTTGGTCCAATGTGAAGATGAGGGCTTGGAACCAATGGAACAATTGGAACGCAAGAAGGATATGATGATCCCATCGCCTCCCGATAGTGGTGTCAATACTCCCGCAGCTACTTTGGCATCAAAGCCTCAGTTGCCACGCGAGATTCCAAAGGAACGAAAGTCCATCTCAGAAATCATCGAAGAGATTCGGGAACTAGATTGGTACTCTGCTCAGATAGTCCCAGATGGCCACAGAGCCTTCGATGCTCAGCCATCTGTCTATGGTGACTTGTTGTTTCAGCTTACCCAGAACATGGTCGATGCCTTATATAACACCAAGGGTATTACGCAGTTCTATTCCCATCAGGCGGAGGCAATTAATTATCTGCACCAGGGCCACAATGTCATTGTTTCTACGTCCACAAGCTCTGGAAAATCATTGATATACCAAGTTCCCATGCTGCATGAACTTGAGAGAGATCATAATAGCAGAGGAATGTATATCTTTCCTACAAAGGCTTTGGCACAGGACCAAAGACGCAGTTTGAAAGATTTACTACAGTACATGGATGGCCTGCAGGACACGATTGTGGAAACATTTGATGGAGATACACCCATGGAAGATCGCAATCTGATTCGCGAGGAGGCACGTATTATCTTCACCAATCCTGATATGTTGCATATCACGATCCTGTCGCGGGAGAGTGCGTGGCGCACTTTTTTACAAAACCTCAAATTCGTCGTAGTTGACGAACTGCATGTCTACAATGGCCTTTTTGGCTCGCATGTTGCGTTCATCATTCGGCGACTACGCAGGCTCTGTGCTGCAGTGGGTAACCACCATGTCAAATTCATCTCTTGTTCGGCTACTGTAGCGAACCCCGAAGAACACATGAAGGCCGTTTTTGGCATTGATGATGTCAAATTGGTGGATTTTGATGGATCTCCTTCTGGCCGAAAGGAATTTATATGTTGGAATACGCCTTTCAAGGATCCAGGAGATCCGACGTCAGGACGTGGGGATTGCGTTGTAGAGACTGCAAGGCTCTTCTGCCAACTGATCGCGCGAGGCGTCAGGGTTATCGCCTTTTGTCGGATAAGGAAAATGTGCGAGATCCTCCTCCAAGCTGTGAGGAACGAATTTCACAATCTCGAGCGCCCCGAAATTGGTAAACTGGTAATGGGATATCGAGGTGGCTACAGCCCGCAAGACCGGAGGAGAATTGAGAAAGAAATGTTTGAGGGCCAGTTGATGGGAATCGTTGCGACAAACGCCCTCGAACTGGGCGTTGACATTGGCTCTCTCGATGCCGTTATCACCCTTGGCTTCCCATACTCAATTTCCAACCTGCGCCAGCAAAGTGGTCGAGCCGGACGCAGAAACAAAGATTCACTCTCCGTGCTAGTTGGCGACAGATATCCAACGGACCAGTACTACATGAAGAATCCCAACGAACTATTCACAAAACCAAACTGCGAGTTGCAGATCGATCTTGCAAATGAGCTTATCCTGGAAGGACATGTGCAATGCGCGGCGTTCGAGATGCCTATCAAACCCGATCAGGACAGCGTCTACTTTGGCGAAAAATTGCCAGCATTGGCAGCTACCAGACTTGTCAAGGATGAATTCGGGTTCTACCATTGCCATGAGCGGTTCAGACCCCAACCCTCCCGGTGCATCTCTATCCGAGACACGGAGGACCAGCACTTTGCCGTCATCGACACGACGCACGCGAGGAACGTGGTTCTGGAGGAAGTCGAGGCGTCACGGACGTTCTTTACGATTTACGAAGGTGGCATCTTCCTACATCAAGGTCAAACGTACCTGGTCCAAGAACTCAACACAGACAGACGGTTTGCTCGCGTCGTCCGCGTCCATGTGGATTGGACCACGATGCAGCGGGATTACACCGACATCGACCCAATCGAGACAGAAGCAATGCGCATAATTAGCGACAAAAcctcgtcatcctcatcctcatcatcacctCCACGCGTATACTACGGTTCTGTCCAAATTCACGCCGTCGTATACGGCTTCTTCAAAATCGACAAACGCGGCCGCATTCTTGACGCAGTAGCGGTGGATAACCCACCCATCGACATCTTCACCAAAGGCATCTGGCTCGACGTACCCAAACGGGCCCTTGAGATCCTCGACTCCAGACGTCTAAATATCGCTGCTGCGATCCACGCCGCCGAACATGCCGTGCTCTCTTTACTCCCTACATTCGTTATCTCGTCTCCAGGCGACGTCCGTACAGAATGCAAAGTAGCCAAGAAGGAGTTGGGGAAGAACCTCAAACTCGCCAATGAGATACCTACTGGAAGTGCCAATACCAACGCTTATCAACCACGAACCCAGAAAACCAGGGATCTCCAGCCACCCTCTCGCAAACGTCCCGCTCGTCTTACCTTCTATGACGCGAAAGGTGGTTCCTGCGGTTCTGGGATAGCTGGTAAAGCCCTCGAATTCATCGACGTTCTCCTCCGCCGCGCCATATCCCGCATTGAAACGTGTCATTGTATCACGCCTCAGGGGTGTATCGAGTGCGTCTGCGATGAGCGCTGCAAGGAGATGAACGTGGTGATGAGTAAGGCTGGAGCTGGTGTTGTACTGAGGTGTCTGTTGGGTCTGGAggttgatgttgatgcctTACCTTGGGGAGAGGAATACTTTGAAGACGAAGGCATTGATGGTGGTAGTAGTGGTGCTGGCGGAGAATTGGCGGGTGGTTTGGAGACGGTTGTTGAGGCGCAGGAGGTTCCGTGGAAGAGGGGCTGTTCGCCTTCATTGTGA
- a CDS encoding Zn(II)2Cys6 transcription factor (COG:S;~EggNog:ENOG410PJTJ;~InterPro:IPR036864,IPR021858,IPR001138;~PFAM:PF00172;~go_function: GO:0000981 - DNA-binding transcription factor activity, RNA polymerase II-specific [Evidence IEA];~go_function: GO:0008270 - zinc ion binding [Evidence IEA];~go_process: GO:0006355 - regulation of transcription, DNA-templated [Evidence IEA]) codes for MANPYTPPQASVMGYPQSQSQLQQNPTQFPAYSILGPSQYSESVAFWHTPSPVPPFISSTQNQQRSLQPGTEHKKHRRTRSGCFTCRSRRIKCDEARPVCDRCRKGNRDCVYPSASGSTSRSSARSRSKSKGPSSRSQGTDSPSQVEQDDGRALNPIADNEEDEERSPGSGPQLSPAMGTARSLPVLLKTQNSSQSPTKSYLQSFEHVSSSPSTEASPMFETMSIRSGSTGLPPQEPVGSLGTANLAEDLRFYLIFHQEVLTYRHYLLRHPCHRFVHQTITELALQYEPLLHAVVGFAAYHHCVQSGNGKLCTFLKYYNKALTLLRESLSSGEKHTEAMLITVLVLTTFEELSGDWVNLISHHQAAHALMSELLTPQSINRDEMHSHIFLWYSRFDLVAGILAGNEAVLGRDWYISKEQYDGEQAALYPHDAQKQIDFAVSINRRFGLDMASLYAKLSRGIISIDDFIVQNQNLSQTLERMKDILIALESPEHTVQSFPNRQPLTEDDPFDPYIPGSLSTGPLWRINFAWIDYLSTRTMFEYQSFLTLQQPSMFELQRLASEQCRLIETIDRWPEKENGYFFAFNNCLGIASILLPKDEKHIMWCRRKLVKMEQNGCVTAPRYRTRMAEIWQKPELNHWWLPNDEGYPDIVREVRALTEERTNDPQDDFRESVRDMKTLFWKITLDDSESDRSSPSTLASGT; via the exons ATGGCAAATCCATATACCCCGCCTCAAGCCTCCGTGATGGGCTATCCGCAAAGCCAAAGTCAACTACAACAGAACCCAACCCAATTCCCCGCGTACTCGATCCTCGGTCCTAGCCAATATTCCGAGAGTGTAGCTTTCTGGCACACTCCCTCTCCCGTCCCTCCATTCATCTCCTCGACGCAAAACCAGCAGAGATCCTTACAGCCGGGTACGGAACACAAGAAACACAGACGAACACGAAGTGGCTGTTTCACCTGTCGATCTAGGCGTATCAAATGTGACGAGGCACGTCCGGTTTGTGATAGGTGCAGGAAAGGAAATCGAGACTGCGTCTATCCATCGGCCTCCGGTTCGACCTCGAGATCTAGTGCCCGCTCCCGATCCAAATCCAAGGGACCAAGTTCCCGCTCGCAGGGGACTGACTCGCCCAGTCAGGTGGAACAAGACGATGGCCGCGCTTTGAACCCCATAGCAGAcaatgaggaggatgaagagcgGAGTCCCGGCTCTGGACCCCAGCTGTCCCCTGCCATGGGCACAGCTAGATCCTTACCTGTTCTTCTCAAAACGCAAAACAGTTCACAATCTCCGACGAAGAGCTATCTACAGTCGTTTGAGCACGTGAGCAGCTCCCCGTCCACTGAGGCATCACCGATGTTCGAGACTATGAGTATACGATCGGGCAGTACAGGTCTACCTCCACAAGAACCAGTTGGATCTCTCGGGACTGCCAATCTAGCAGAAGACTTGCGGTTCTACCTTATCTTCCATCAGGAAGTGCTGACGTACCGACACTACCTTCTGAGACACCCGTGTCACCGTTTTGTACACCAAACGATCACTGAGCTTGCCCTGCAATACGAACCTCTCCTCCATGCGGTCGTCGGCTTTGCTGCGTATCATCATTGCGTCCAGAGTGGTAACGGAAAGCTTTGCACGTTTCTCAAGTATTACAATAAGGCACTGACCCTATTACGCGAGTCCTTGAGCTCCGGTGAGAAGCATACTGAGGCAATGCTGATCACTGTCCTAGTGCTTACTACGTTTGAG GAATTATCGGGCGACTGGGTGAACCTTATTAGTCACCATCAAGCTGCGCATGCTTTGATGAGCGAACTCTTGACTCCCCAATCCATAAACCGCGACGAAATGCACTCGCATATATTCTTGTGGTACTCCCGTTTTGACTTGGTGGCCGGCATTCTGGCTGGAAACGAAGCCGTTCTCGGACGTGATTGGTACATTTCTAAAGAACAATATGATGGGGAGCAAGCCGCACTGTATCCGCATGACGCGCAAAAACAGATCGATTTTGCTGTTTCCATCAACCGCCGGTTTGGGTTGGATATGGCGTCGTTGTACGCCAAGCTGTCTCGAGGCATTATATCGATCGACGACTTTATAGTTCAGAACCAAAACCTTTCTCAAACATTGGAGCGGATGAAGGATATCCTTATCGCACTCGAAAGCCCCGAGCATACTGTTCAGTCCTTTCCGAATAGACAGCCTTTGACCGAGGATGATCCCTTCGATCCCTACATTCCAGGCAGCCTGTCTACGGGTCCGTTATGGCGTATTAATTTTGCATGGATCGACTACCTTTCCACCAGAACAATGTTCGAGTATCAGTCATTTCTCACTTTACAACAACCGTCCATGTTCGAACTGCAACGCTTGGCTTCGGAACAATGTCGGCTGATAGAGACAATTGATCGATGGCCCGAGAAAGAGAATGGGTATTTCTTTGCTTTCAACAACTGTTTAGGAATTGCAAGCATTCTTCTGCCAAAGGATGAAAAACATATAATGTGGTGTAGGAGGAAACTTGTCAAAATGGAGCAGAACGG ATGCGTTACCGCTCCTCGATATCGAACACGCATGGCAGAAATCTGGCAGAAACCCGAACTCAACCACTGGTGGCTCCCGAATGACGAAGGATACCCCGATATCGTGCGCGAAGTACGCGCATTGACGGaagaacgaacgaacgaccCGCAAGACGACTTTCGAGAAAGCGTTCGCGATATGAAAACACTATTCTGGAAGATTACCTTGGACGACAGTGAGAGCGATAGGAGTTCCCCGTCTACGCTGGCAAGTGGGACATGA